The Deltaproteobacteria bacterium genome includes a window with the following:
- a CDS encoding Rieske 2Fe-2S domain-containing protein: RNGPLAEGVCDSRKVICPYHGHQFDLATGNGAEAGEKVKVYEIFEKDGEIVLKRT, from the coding sequence CCGCAATGGCCCTCTGGCCGAAGGGGTTTGCGATTCCCGCAAGGTCATCTGCCCCTACCATGGACATCAATTCGATCTGGCCACGGGAAACGGGGCAGAGGCGGGCGAAAAAGTAAAAGTCTACGAAATTTTTGAAAAGGACGGGGAAATTGTCCTGAAACGAACATGA
- the moaA gene encoding GTP 3',8-cyclase MoaA: MTVLHDSYARNLTYLRISLTDRCNFRCVYCMPPEGIKLLPRAEVLTLEEIERLARIFVSLGVNKIRLTGGEPLLRKRIVYLVSSLSRFDGLRELGLTTNGSFLADLAFPLKEAGLNTVNVSLDSLNRERFARITLRDELPEVLSGVTRALEAGLAVKINAVALSDLTRDEVVHFCRLAQNYPLEVRFLEFMPLCGTGYKPELVAPFKGIKSWVFDEMDLVPLPRDENVAETYQVKDGPGRIGFIASMSEPFCGTCTRLRLTSTGGLRLCLFSPLEIDLRTPLRSGAADDEIADLIRKGVWKKPKGHEEYLGKTQYRELPKIRMLGG, translated from the coding sequence ATGACTGTTCTTCATGACTCATACGCCCGTAATCTGACCTATCTTCGTATTTCCCTCACCGATCGGTGCAATTTTCGTTGCGTCTATTGCATGCCTCCCGAGGGAATCAAGCTTCTTCCGCGCGCCGAAGTTTTAACCCTCGAGGAAATAGAACGGCTCGCCCGCATTTTTGTCTCGCTCGGCGTCAACAAAATCCGTCTTACGGGAGGCGAACCTCTTTTGAGAAAAAGAATTGTTTATCTGGTTTCTTCTCTCTCGCGGTTTGATGGACTCCGCGAGCTCGGCCTGACGACTAACGGCTCTTTTCTGGCTGATCTGGCATTTCCCCTCAAAGAGGCGGGCCTCAACACCGTCAATGTCAGCCTCGACAGCCTCAACCGCGAGCGTTTTGCGCGGATTACGTTAAGAGACGAACTTCCGGAGGTGCTCTCGGGCGTGACGCGCGCGCTCGAAGCGGGACTTGCAGTCAAAATCAATGCGGTGGCCTTGAGCGATTTGACCCGCGATGAGGTCGTCCATTTTTGCCGCCTCGCGCAAAATTACCCCCTCGAAGTGCGCTTTCTGGAATTCATGCCCCTTTGCGGCACCGGTTATAAGCCGGAACTGGTCGCCCCTTTCAAGGGCATCAAAAGTTGGGTGTTTGATGAAATGGATCTTGTCCCTCTGCCGCGTGACGAGAACGTCGCCGAAACCTATCAGGTAAAAGACGGCCCCGGACGGATCGGATTCATCGCCTCCATGAGCGAACCGTTTTGCGGCACATGCACCCGTCTGCGCCTGACTTCCACGGGAGGGCTTCGTCTCTGCCTTTTTTCCCCCCTCGAAATTGACCTTCGCACACCGCTCCGGAGCGGAGCCGCCGATGATGAAATTGCCGATCTCATCCGAAAAGGGGTCTGGAAGAAACCCAAGGGGCATGAGGAATATCTGGGGAAAACACAATACAGGGAATTGCCGAAAATCAGAATGCTGGGAGGATAA